The following is a genomic window from Maledivibacter sp..
TATGTCAGAAGGGGCTGCACCCTTTCTATGTATATAGTAGGTTTCACCATTGTATTCTTTTTTTGTTATACTATTATGAATACTATCTAAGAGCTTTATATTTTCTTTGCTGCTGATGGCAGTTAAAATCCTATGGGCTATCAGTTCTCTGTTTAAAGTTGCAAAGTCTATAGCTTTATCATGCTCCTTTAGATACTGATTAAATCCCATATCTTCAATATTAAGACCATTTTGACAAGAGTATTCCTTTATATACTTGTTCAAGATGTATTCACCATAGCTTCTAGATCCACTATGTACTAATAGAAAGATATTGTTTTTTTCTATCCCTATATCTTCTAAAGCATCTTTATCATAAACTGTGTCAATTTCCTCAAGCTCTGCAAAGTGGTTACCAGAGCCGATAGTTCCTAGTTTTTCTTTGAAAGGAATATCCACGTATATTTTATCCTCAATCATGTGCTTGATATCAATGTGATTAGTATCCTTTAAATTTTCAAGTTTTTTCATTATTTTAATTACATTAAATTTCCTTTTCTTTATGCCCGTTGAAAAAAGTGCGATTCCACAGCCTATATCATTTCCTATGATATGGGGATAGATGACATCCTTTGTCATATAGCTGGCACCAACTGGAGTTTTACCAACATGTAAGTCTGGTAGCCCCACGGCCTTTATGATCCCAGGTAAAGTTGATACTTTTTTCAATTGCTCTACAGCATTACTTTCAATCCATGATTTTTCACTTTTAACTATTATAATCTTTTTATCCATATTCTCTCCTTAATTTTTAGTTTTTCACCTATAGAGAGAATAAAGATATGAATCATTATTAGTGTCTAATTCTATCTATATTCTCTCACCGTATTATATTTATTCATCATATTGATCACGTCCCTTCAAAAAATTATATAGCCTATGATGTTTAGGCTTTATAGATTATTCTATCACATTATACATAATAATTAACATAAAAAAGTTGACAAGAATAGAGGAATATAGTATTCTATATTTGTAATCGTTACAAACTTGGAATTGTTACAAAATAGTAGTGGGAAATAAGTTTATCTCAAAGGTTGGTGATCAAATGGAATTAAGAATTGATAAGATAGATGAGTATCTAAAGAGTAATGATATAAAGCCATCCTACCAGAGAATAAAAATTTTAGAATATTTAATACAAAACAAAAATCATCCCACAGTAGATATGATTTATCAAGAGCTAGTTAATAGGATTCCTACACTTTCCAAAACTACTGTATATAATACATTAAAACTATTTGTGGATAAAAAGATTGTAGCATTGATAAACATAGAAGATAATGAAACAAGATACGATGTGGATACAACATTTCATGGACATTTTAAATGTAAAAAATGTAATGAAGTATATGATATCAAAACTGAGATGCCCATATTAAAAGATATGGATGATTTTCAAATTGATGAGTATCATTTGTATTTGAAGGGTATATGTAAAAAGTGCATATAAAATATGCTTTTTTAAATAAAAATATTAAAGTAATGGGGGAATTCAAAAATGAAGAAATTTGTTTGTACTGTATGTGGTTATGTTCATGAAGGGGAAAACGCACCAGAAAAATGTCCACAATGTGGGGTCCCAGCTGATAAGTTTAAAGAGCAAGTAGCGACAGAAGGATTAAAGTGGGCTGATGAGCATAAAATAGGTATCGCCAAAGGAGTAGACCCAGAGATAGTAGAAGGATTAAAGGCTAACTTTATGGGTGAATGTACAGAGGTAGGTATGTATTTAGCTATGAGTAGACAAGCCGATAGAGAAGGTTTTCCAGAAGTTGCGGAAGCATATAAGAGAATAGCCTTTGAAGAAGCTGAACATGCCGCAAAATTCGCAGAGCTTCTTGGAGAAGTTGTAACAGCTGATACAAAAACTAACTTAAAGATGAGAGTAGATGCTGAGCATGGTGCCTGTCAAGGGAAAAAGGATCTTGCAACGAGGGCAAAGGAATTAAACTATGATGCTATCCATGATACAGTACATGAGATGTGTAAAGATGAAGCTAGACACGGTATGGCATTTAAAGGATTATTAAAGAGATATTTTGGAGAGTAATACAGGAATTATTATTTCTACATAAAAAGATAGCATCGTTGACAACGATGCTATCTTTTTTTTCCTATATATCTATATCCATACATAGTTCAAAACTAGGTAGGTAAAATAAATACCCGAAAGGAATAGACCTTCTTTCTTTGAAATCTCATCATTTTTATTTTTTGAAAAAATTCTAAATGCAGATAGTATGATAAGCATTGCTGGTATCTGAAGCTTATAGAAATTAACGGGAACATCCAGTCCACCCTTTGTTACAGCAGCTGCACTACCAACTACAAATAGTACGTTGAGGATATCGGCCCCGACTATATTCCCTACAGCTAATTCGCCGTGTCCTTTTCTCACAGCCGTTACAGCCGTTACTAGTTCCGGTAAACTGGTACCAAAAGCAACTAGGGTAGCAGCAATGATACTCTGTGGGATACCTACTCTAACAGCTGTAATACCTACAGAGGGTATAAGTATCTTGGATGAGACGATAACAAGTAATATGCCAATGATTAGCTTTAGTATTTGAATTACTATGGGATTTTTTTCTACAGCGAAGGCTGCTTCATCTGCTACATCATCCCCGGGACAGTTCGTATTTTTAGCCCATTTTAATGAAACGTAAGTATAAATTATAAGTATTAGGAGAAAGAGCCATCCCATCCATTGGCTTATATTACCAGTCACACCGTTGGATAAAATAGGAAGACTGACGATGGCTAATAAAAGACCAGAAAGGAACTGAATCCTGCCTTGCCTATCAACCACCATTTTATCTACTGGGAGATGCCCAATAAGGGCAGCTAAACCTATTATAAGTCCGGTGTCGACTATTATAGACCCAATGGCATTGCCTAAAGCAAGATCAGGGTTGCCGTTCACAGCTGCTAGGACTGAAACAGTTGCTTCGGGAAGGGTGGTTCCCAGGGATACAATAGTTGCTCCAATAATAATTTTAGGTACACCCCAATGTATAGAAAGGCTAACAGCTTCATCAACTAGCATATCTGCACCTTTACTTAAGGTGTACAGCATGGCTGCCACAATCAAGACCAATACTAGAGTAGGAAATGATGTTAAATAACTGAGAATAAGTTCTTCCATAAATATACTTCCTTTCTTTTCCACATGGTTTATGGTTTATAATGTATCGGGATTAAAGGAGTAGATTGAAAAAATAAAAAAGACTCTACAATCAACCTCGGTTGATCGTAGAGTCTCACCAGACATATTTGCCATCAAAGCCGGGAAAATATCCTTTCCGAAATGACGACTTTGATCCCTTTTTCAAGGTCAGTTACTCCCTCTATTCACGATAGTAATTATAAGTTAATTAATAAATTTTGTCAATCTTATTTGCAAAAATAAAAATATTGGAGGATAATAGGTATGGATAAAGAATTATTGTTAATAGATTCCATTAGATAATGATTTTTATTTGAGGATTGAAGGAGGGGTTGTAATGAAGGCCTTAGGGTCTGTAGGTATATCCATACACAGTATAATATGGCAATTGAGCAAATTGCATAATTACTTTCTGTAAAAACCATCTACTACATGTAGTTTTAAAATCCTTAAAGCTATACCATATATATTATGCAATTGTGCCAAGTAAGAGTTATGCAATTTCCTCAATTAATAAATACAATATTCCTAATTGGATTTATTTATGCTATTTATTATTTGATATTCAAGCTGCCTAAGAAGGGGAAGGAACGTGATAGGAGGATTGATGAGCTAGAAAGAAAAATCAATGATATGAATGATAAATTAGATAAAATGGTTTGAATTATATTATTTTTAACATAAAGGGGATGATTATAATATGACTAAAGAAATACTTGAATGGATAAAAACCATTGGACTATCCGTAGTTATTGCTTTGTTTATCACAACATTTATTGCGAGACCTACTTTGGTACAGCAGTCCTCCATGTATCCTACATTGAACTCAAATGATTATCTGATGCTCAATAAGATTTCCTATAGGTTTCATAAGCCTGAAAGAGGGGATATAGTGGTGTTTGAGAGTTGTTTGAAATCAAAGAAGGGTAAGGCTAAGAATTTAATTAAAAGGGTGATCGGGGAAGAGGGAGATAAAGTAGTTATTAGGGATGGCAAAGTTTATGTTAATGATGAAGAGCTTAAAGAGAATTATATCAATGGAGGCGTTACTCCCGGTGATGTTGATGTAGTGGTTCCAAAGGATAATGTTTTTGTAATGGGAGATAATAGGCAGGGAAGCCTTGATAGTAGAAGGCTAGGAACAATTGATATTGATAATATAGAAGGAAAGGCTTTGGTAAGGCTTTTTCCCTTTAATAGAATTGGAAGAGTTAACTAGTGAGCAAATTGCATAATTACTTTCTGTAAAAACCATCTACTACATGTAGTTTTAAAATCCTTAAAGCTATACCATCAAATATGCTTATATCTTAAGCAATTAAATCAAGGATGATATTCGCATATGCAATTGTGCCAAGTAAGAGTTATGCAATTTCCTCTAGTATTTAAAATATAGGGATTACAATCGAAACTTTCTAGAATCAATTAAATATGCATTTGAATATATTATTATAAATGAAATATTGTAGATTGAATGTTATTAGGGCTTAGCTTTTGGCAGATGAAAAAATAAACAAGTTAGATTGTGAAGTGATTTTGATTTTTTTTAAGTAGTTCATTTTGGGCATACTCACCATATGTAAGGGATGAAGTAACGACGAAAGGAATTAGGGGAGCGAGTAGGATGACTAGTTTATTTTTAAATGTGCCTTAGGGAGGTTCTATTTATATTAATATATAATTTAGAAGGAGTAATGTAATGATGAAGCTTTCAAGAAATGACTTGTGTTGGTGTGGTAGCGGTAAAAAATATAAGAAGTGTCACTTAGAAATCGATGAGATGCTTAGAAAATTTGAATTAGAGGGGTATAGGATACCCTCGAGGAAACTAATAAAATCCCATGATCAAATAGAAGGTATTAAGAGAAGTGGAAATATAAATAGAAAAATCTTCGACTTATTACAAGACTTTATTCGTCCTGGAGTTACTACGGATGAGATAAATAATATAGTTCATAGGGTAACAATTGAAGACGGTGGCCGTCCTGCTCCCTTAAATTATAATGGATTTCCTAAAAGTGTGTGTACTTCTATCAATGATGTGATTTGTCATGGTATACCCGATGAAACTGTTTTAAGGGAAGGGGATATAATTAACATTGATATAACCACTATACTAGATGGATATTATGCAGATTCAAGTAGGATGTATAAGGTAGGAAATGTATCCCATAATGCAGAGGACTTAGTTAAGACTGCCAAGGAGTGCTTAGATATAGGAATAAGCATGGTAAAGCCCTTTGAAACGTTAAAAGCCCAGGGGATGGAAATAGAAAAGTATGCTAAGGAAAAGGGGTATTCAGTGGTAAAGGATCTAGGAGGCCATGGAACCGGTTTAGATTTCCATGAAGAGCCCCATGTGCATCATTTTGATACAAATGAAAATGATATGATTTTAATTCCAGGTATGGTTATTACCATAGAGCCAATGATAAATGAAGGTTTGTTTTTTTGCAGA
Proteins encoded in this region:
- a CDS encoding RNA ligase RtcB family protein, with product MDKKIIIVKSEKSWIESNAVEQLKKVSTLPGIIKAVGLPDLHVGKTPVGASYMTKDVIYPHIIGNDIGCGIALFSTGIKKRKFNVIKIMKKLENLKDTNHIDIKHMIEDKIYVDIPFKEKLGTIGSGNHFAELEEIDTVYDKDALEDIGIEKNNIFLLVHSGSRSYGEYILNKYIKEYSCQNGLNIEDMGFNQYLKEHDKAIDFATLNRELIAHRILTAISSKENIKLLDSIHNSITKKEYNGETYYIHRKGAAPSDIGYVVIAGSRGSKSYIVKPTDNLFEYAFSISHGAGRKWSRLGCKERLEKIYSKKSIRQNKFTTGIIYKDKNLIYEEAPEAYKNIDRVIEDMVGKKMIKPIASLNPLITYKA
- a CDS encoding transcriptional repressor — its product is MELRIDKIDEYLKSNDIKPSYQRIKILEYLIQNKNHPTVDMIYQELVNRIPTLSKTTVYNTLKLFVDKKIVALINIEDNETRYDVDTTFHGHFKCKKCNEVYDIKTEMPILKDMDDFQIDEYHLYLKGICKKCI
- a CDS encoding NADH peroxidase: MKKFVCTVCGYVHEGENAPEKCPQCGVPADKFKEQVATEGLKWADEHKIGIAKGVDPEIVEGLKANFMGECTEVGMYLAMSRQADREGFPEVAEAYKRIAFEEAEHAAKFAELLGEVVTADTKTNLKMRVDAEHGACQGKKDLATRAKELNYDAIHDTVHEMCKDEARHGMAFKGLLKRYFGE
- a CDS encoding calcium/sodium antiporter, with product MEELILSYLTSFPTLVLVLIVAAMLYTLSKGADMLVDEAVSLSIHWGVPKIIIGATIVSLGTTLPEATVSVLAAVNGNPDLALGNAIGSIIVDTGLIIGLAALIGHLPVDKMVVDRQGRIQFLSGLLLAIVSLPILSNGVTGNISQWMGWLFLLILIIYTYVSLKWAKNTNCPGDDVADEAAFAVEKNPIVIQILKLIIGILLVIVSSKILIPSVGITAVRVGIPQSIIAATLVAFGTSLPELVTAVTAVRKGHGELAVGNIVGADILNVLFVVGSAAAVTKGGLDVPVNFYKLQIPAMLIILSAFRIFSKNKNDEISKKEGLFLSGIYFTYLVLNYVWI
- the lepB gene encoding signal peptidase I, translated to MTKEILEWIKTIGLSVVIALFITTFIARPTLVQQSSMYPTLNSNDYLMLNKISYRFHKPERGDIVVFESCLKSKKGKAKNLIKRVIGEEGDKVVIRDGKVYVNDEELKENYINGGVTPGDVDVVVPKDNVFVMGDNRQGSLDSRRLGTIDIDNIEGKALVRLFPFNRIGRVN
- a CDS encoding methionyl aminopeptidase, with protein sequence MKLSRNDLCWCGSGKKYKKCHLEIDEMLRKFELEGYRIPSRKLIKSHDQIEGIKRSGNINRKIFDLLQDFIRPGVTTDEINNIVHRVTIEDGGRPAPLNYNGFPKSVCTSINDVICHGIPDETVLREGDIINIDITTILDGYYADSSRMYKVGNVSHNAEDLVKTAKECLDIGISMVKPFETLKAQGMEIEKYAKEKGYSVVKDLGGHGTGLDFHEEPHVHHFDTNENDMILIPGMVITIEPMINEGLFFCRQMSDNWTIKTIDGGLSAQWEHTIVITETGTEILT